The DNA sequence CCCTCAGTAATGACTGCATCAACAAGCTTATTAATGGACAAAAATGCCATTTCCGCATAAACCTCATATGGTGCCACAACATAATCAATGTTTTCCTTCTTCAAAACCTaaattaatattagtttttaaagAGTAGTTCAAATGTACATTatgaattgaaataaatataatggcaaaaaaaataaggataaaTCTTAAATATCATCTATATATTTAGCTTTTGACttaactaatatattttaaactaaGGTTTAAGTTAGTACAAGAACAAAAGGAGGACAATATAGTTTTTATCCTACAATAGAAAttgtttattcaaataaaattttaattattacctGGATTAGCTCCCAAGCAATTGATGGTGAGATATCAGGAGCCTTTTGAAAGCACTCATGAGCAGCAAAAGAATTTTCAACAGCCTCATGCTTAAGTGCCCATTCAAGATTTTCTTTCCTCGCCCTGCAATGTTAAAGTTACTAAGACAACTACCTCTTCAACTATTGTTAGTTATGCAAAGGTAAAATGATTAATttaggtgaaaaaaaaaatcatactataaaattagaaaaagaaaacatacaaataaCTACCTACTCAAGAAATATTGGTTTAAAATTTCCCAACAAATGCATGTTAATATTAAGAGAATCTATTGTCACAAACCTGGCACATTTGGTTTCTTCATCAATCTTCTTCTGCAAGGAGCCCCATCAAATCCAAGAATAGAATTGGCATTATGGTTGCGTAATAGATTGACTCTATGCATGCAATAATCAATATGCTTGAAAATTCTAGAGAAAAATcctattcaataaaaacatatgaattGTTAAATTTAAGATTCTTTCCATTCACAAAACATAAACTatgttgttaaaaatatatgtaacaTTTGAGATTGATACAGGgtttgaaaataatgaaaattaccAACTACCAATTACTATTCATCAATTGTTAACTCTaatcataaattcaaatttaatcaaatatatcactattaaaaaaaactaatagaaGACCACATAATGTTCAGTTCtgataataaatactaaaatatatcatttgatTTTGAGGCATTAATAAGACAATGTTTCATGAAGATGAAAACCACATATATAttgccaataataataataataataataataataataataataatttgaattatcGTGTCGGTTTCCAGTACTAATTAAgatcaaaattttcaagtaaTTATAGTCTTTAatagagaaaaaattataaaaaaaattgtccacCATTTTAATTCAAGTAACAAACCTAAGATTTTAATAACacaaatgttaaaaaataattttcactcaATTAACCTATAGTAAAGCATGCTGAGGCTCTCATTCTTGAGCATAAAAACTTTAAAGCTAAggttaatatacatatatatattatactacaTATTAATTTTATCCTTGAAAAACTCTCTTTTCAAACCCTTTTTTGGAGCAgacaattgcccatctccattTCTTTTGGGGTCTTTTCTTCgggtttttttataacatttacaaCCCTAATAAATCTTACTATCTCCATCATACCATCAAACTTTTAAGATTAGTTTATAaagcactgataagtgcttgtgcgataagaatgcaaagcgttctttctttgtgttgagcattacttttctcgggttttaacgctaatatgggtatatttatgttactttcatgcaggtagggttgtgaggccgattatgagagaaagaagccaatgtgggtcgtaatgcactaatttaaaggaaatcttgctaaggttcagacacgaagatataggtcaggttctagatgcaggaatgtgtgccaacctcctcgtactcgagttagcacaactatttggagaggcacaaaggcagtcacattcaagcattccaacttgtgcatatagaacaagatctctaccaacatgtccgttattaaacaAGTaaggcgatccatgacgtaaatgtgtgcccgtttgcgttacctcgatgaaagtatggattcaggagtatttcggggCCGGATCGTAGAGGGGTATTATAGAAAAatactataacaaaaaaatatcgCAGCAAAGATCTGCTTATGTACCAAATGAGAAAACatcaaaacagagaatccacacggatgtgtggaaaaatccataggggcgcccacatgggcgtgtggattcccgattccaaacCTCTTTAAAAGTCGATTTCAGAGACCGATTTCGAcgattctttttctccatcttttcaacaacttgagagaggcgGCAGCTAGGTTTTgggaggtattggctagggctttggagagattctatgaCTCCGACATCatgcgccgtttggaagaacgttagtgggagagctttcgttggcaccgatctggcgaggtgtatcctaggccggacaaaggaaccattgtgatgagtagaggactctccacaagacaatcgccacaactaatgagggggttttctatggatgctttgtttttacattcgatttcattgattgtatctagctccatggagagctaaacccctagtggatacttgggtatttgtgaaacctaggatatattcgtttcattgaacctctttattatacttttaattaattgatgtttattatgagttccaatcttggagacttgattgtatgaatactcccctagagtgacactagggttgagagttcttcttggtaactcttgtgagtgagtgacacactatgagagttagacaaagctagattggagagggttgagagggtgagtcgagaggtagcggagtgtctcatttcccctccggtgtgatctatcctacctccacgttccaagagttctttgcagccatagtagagtgaatgggctaagggatgaccttccgttagggcttagttgcgagtgcaacggagtgaagcgctgaagtgattttagcacctaaggcttaattatggctagggatcttccaccttgaccaaagggttaggtctatacataggaatatggtttatcacttggaatccctagagctcattgtaattctatgcgagtgcgaggttgagaggttattcaatctctcctccaagacatgtataaagttaggcatggttgaccttagatttgggatcatgtaattaaggatttcctcgactcattgttgcatcaattaggaagtataatagagggttcttgcacttgaaacgattgtcctaagcggatcaatatctgggtaacccatctttatcgattgccttatcttctcctttacttgtaccCTCTATcttgtagtttttatttttgttatttcatattttgtcatacttatcactattcatcttccatattagttaagaaacaacttaagtgtctttattccctactctcgtggatacgatacccactcatctgggattattacttcgacacccgtgcacttgcggtttacatgcatattcggtcatatcaagtttttggcaccgttaccggggagtaggcgtttagagatactttgcactttgttttcttagctattcattcattctatttcatatcttcttttctatcatcgttctgattttgttttctttcttttggtgcagctccaggttatgacccgagggaacccttcgatattgattgaaggagttccagagctcgaacgtacacttagaagaaaagagaaagaacctgtgcaagaacagtctaatctagctgatttgggaGTGGAAGagtctgaaaacatggcagaacagaaagagcaacaacggacattatccgattatgccggaCCTTTAGTATTGGGGatacaatcgagcattgtgcgtcccccaattatagctcagaacttcaagctgaagccagcattcatccacatgttgcagtaatccacacagttcaatggtttggccgatgaggatccaaacagtcgtatagagaactttctcaaggtgtgtgatatgttgaagataaacgagatgacggatgatgccatcaagctgagagccttcccattttccttaaaggggaaagtgaagcagtggctacactcattacctagagcctcgattaccacatgggaggagatggtagaagcttttcttgcccgatattttcctcccagaaaattcgtaaagcttaggaatgagatctcgtcctttatacaattggaattggagtctctatttgagacatggaaaaggttcaaggagctcctgagaaagtgcccacaacacggattcccggattggatgattgttcaaaccttttacaatggtctgaatccgagtacaaggcaactcttggatgcggcagcaggaggtatcttaggtagcaagacccccggtgaggttcgtcaattaattgaagaaatagggttaaacagctaccaatagaatgctagggagaagaagtggaatcattgagtaaga is a window from the Dioscorea cayenensis subsp. rotundata cultivar TDr96_F1 unplaced genomic scaffold, TDr96_F1_v2_PseudoChromosome.rev07_lg8_w22 25.fasta BLBR01000074.1, whole genome shotgun sequence genome containing:
- the LOC120253378 gene encoding exonuclease 1-like translates to MSSSNSSAAVAGDEVHGGSTGAEIGDGGFFSRIFKHIDYCMHRVNLLRNHNANSILGFDGAPCRRRLMKKPNVPGSYLARKENLEWALKHEAVENSFAAHECFQKAPDISPSIAWELIQVLKKENIDYVVAPYEVYAEMAFLSINKLVDAVITEGSDLIPFGCHRESNV